In a genomic window of Anomalospiza imberbis isolate Cuckoo-Finch-1a 21T00152 chromosome 5, ASM3175350v1, whole genome shotgun sequence:
- the FAM118A gene encoding protein FAM118A isoform X2: MDSPEGATIRSEQKFRKFLKSLVRKQPRNLLLVIGTGVSAAVAPGIPALCSWRSCIEAVLGAAEQLEVLHPGDVTEFRKKMIKERDLLVVAHDLIRKMSLRTGDTKPNFFQDCLMEVFDSLEQHIQNPVVLQSILRLMERGTAVLTTNYDNLLEIFGQQQGKPMESLDLKDKDKVLQWARGHIKYGVLHIHGLYTDPCGMVLDPSGYKDVTQDPEVMEVLQNLYQTKSFLFLGCGETLRDQIFQALFLYTVKNKVDLEHYMLVLKENEDHFFKLQADMLLHGIKVVSYGDCFQQFPEYVQDLTAQICKQRSPDADRVDSTTLLGTSCVDCAKRKLGESGTDSAKRIKQSDIPTLE, encoded by the exons ATGGATTCACCAGAAGGGGCCACCATTAGAAGTGAGCAGAAATTCAG AAAATTCTTAAAAAGTCTCGTAAGAAAGCAGCCTCGAAACCTTCTCCTGGTAATTGGGACAGGGGTGAGTGCTGCAGTAGCCCCAGGAATCCCagcactctgctcctggagaagTTGCATTGAGGCTGTCCttggagcagctgagcagctggaggtgctgcaCCCAGGGGATGTCACTGAATTCCGTAAGAAAATGATCAAAGAGAGAGACCTGCTTGTGGTTGCGCATGATCTCATCAGGAAGATGTCACTA CGTACCGGGGACACGAAGCCCAACTTCTTCCAGGATTGCTTAATGGAGGTGTTTGATAGTTTAGAACAACACATTCAGAACCCTGTGGTCCTGCAATCCATCCTGAGGCTCATGGAGAGAGGCACAGCAGTTCTGACTACAAACTATGATAATCTGCTTGAAATATTTGGTCAGCAACAGGGTAAACCTATGGAATCTTTAGACCTTAAAGATAAGGATAAG GTTCTTCAGTGGGCAAGGGGCCATATAAAATACGGAGTTCTTCATATTCACGGCTTATATACGGATCCCTGTGGAATGGTGCTTGATCCCTCGGGATATAAAGATGTTACTCAAGATCCTGAAGTCATG GAGGTTCTTCAGAACTTGTACCAAACCaagtcttttttgtttttgggttgTGGAGAGACTCTGCGTGACCAGATATTCCAAGCTCTTTTTCTTTACACAGTAAAGAACAAAGTGGATCTAGAACATTACATGTTGGTGcttaaagaaaatgaagacCACTTTTTTAAGCTCCAGGCAGATATGCTGCTGCATGGAATAAAAGTGGTGTCCTATGGGGACTGCTTCCAACAATTCCCAGAGTATGTCCAGGATCTGACTGCTCAAATCTGCAAACAGAGAAGCCCAG ATGCTGATCGGGTGGACAGCACAACGCTGTTGG GAACATCATGTGTGGACTGTGCTAAAAGGAAGTTAGGAGAAAGTGGCACTGATTCTGCCAAGAGGATCAAGCAGTCAGATATACCCACTCttgaatga
- the FAM118A gene encoding protein FAM118A isoform X1, which produces MENCVPAGLLVFCRNFNGSGELLESDSELFRQARKCAVNNERFCFLCLRKFLKSLVRKQPRNLLLVIGTGVSAAVAPGIPALCSWRSCIEAVLGAAEQLEVLHPGDVTEFRKKMIKERDLLVVAHDLIRKMSLRTGDTKPNFFQDCLMEVFDSLEQHIQNPVVLQSILRLMERGTAVLTTNYDNLLEIFGQQQGKPMESLDLKDKDKVLQWARGHIKYGVLHIHGLYTDPCGMVLDPSGYKDVTQDPEVMEVLQNLYQTKSFLFLGCGETLRDQIFQALFLYTVKNKVDLEHYMLVLKENEDHFFKLQADMLLHGIKVVSYGDCFQQFPEYVQDLTAQICKQRSPDADRVDSTTLLGTSCVDCAKRKLGESGTDSAKRIKQSDIPTLE; this is translated from the exons ATGGAGAACTGTGTTCCTGCTGGTTTGTTGGTGTTTTGCAGAAACTTTAATGGCTCAGGTGAGCTTCTGGAGTCAGACTCTGAGCTCTTCAGGCAAGCCAGGAAATGTGCTGTGAACAATGAAcgattttgttttctgtgtttaagAAAATTCTTAAAAAGTCTCGTAAGAAAGCAGCCTCGAAACCTTCTCCTGGTAATTGGGACAGGGGTGAGTGCTGCAGTAGCCCCAGGAATCCCagcactctgctcctggagaagTTGCATTGAGGCTGTCCttggagcagctgagcagctggaggtgctgcaCCCAGGGGATGTCACTGAATTCCGTAAGAAAATGATCAAAGAGAGAGACCTGCTTGTGGTTGCGCATGATCTCATCAGGAAGATGTCACTA CGTACCGGGGACACGAAGCCCAACTTCTTCCAGGATTGCTTAATGGAGGTGTTTGATAGTTTAGAACAACACATTCAGAACCCTGTGGTCCTGCAATCCATCCTGAGGCTCATGGAGAGAGGCACAGCAGTTCTGACTACAAACTATGATAATCTGCTTGAAATATTTGGTCAGCAACAGGGTAAACCTATGGAATCTTTAGACCTTAAAGATAAGGATAAG GTTCTTCAGTGGGCAAGGGGCCATATAAAATACGGAGTTCTTCATATTCACGGCTTATATACGGATCCCTGTGGAATGGTGCTTGATCCCTCGGGATATAAAGATGTTACTCAAGATCCTGAAGTCATG GAGGTTCTTCAGAACTTGTACCAAACCaagtcttttttgtttttgggttgTGGAGAGACTCTGCGTGACCAGATATTCCAAGCTCTTTTTCTTTACACAGTAAAGAACAAAGTGGATCTAGAACATTACATGTTGGTGcttaaagaaaatgaagacCACTTTTTTAAGCTCCAGGCAGATATGCTGCTGCATGGAATAAAAGTGGTGTCCTATGGGGACTGCTTCCAACAATTCCCAGAGTATGTCCAGGATCTGACTGCTCAAATCTGCAAACAGAGAAGCCCAG ATGCTGATCGGGTGGACAGCACAACGCTGTTGG GAACATCATGTGTGGACTGTGCTAAAAGGAAGTTAGGAGAAAGTGGCACTGATTCTGCCAAGAGGATCAAGCAGTCAGATATACCCACTCttgaatga